The Porites lutea chromosome 7, jaPorLute2.1, whole genome shotgun sequence genome includes the window ttgatacctcccaactttgagcattaactacgtcgggatgagtaaagatatggaaaaaaggttaccacaactgtattacataaagatgaaaatttcttatgatctgggttttattgcaatcggagtcgccatggcaacgtaatgacgccattacgtttttcatttatctttgtgtttctctgttccaggagttttttgaagaaatcgctttagggagtatgtacctgttataattgcctccattttggcatagtttgaacaaattctatgagagagttttcgaaatattttgaaatgtagttttaagaataataaaaacagtgaaatagcatgctacctacacaattcgcgaatattttaagaaaatgataagcttaaGCCTTCccttgttcttgaaacttgcagggaatatttcttgacaattgatctcgggattgtcgaatttataaaaaaatttatcgagcggtttttagaaaaaggcgaaatttttaggcatggaccaaattacgtccaaaaactgtatcaaaagcagctgaatgcaagttaataaaattcttcttactcgcgatcgccctgagcaattcccctctttttttgtatgcggTTTTCGATGggatcaaaccactatgagatgaagcctcgttcccaaagcttatcattttcttaaaatattcgcgaattgtgtggctagcatgctatttcactgtttttattattcttaaaactacatttcaaaatatttcgaaaaggctctcatagaatttgttcaaactatgccaaaatggaggcaattataacaggtacatactccctaaagcgatttcttcaaaaaactcctggaacagagaaacacaaagataaatgaaaaacgtaatggcgtcattacgttgccatggcgactccgattgcaataaaacccagatcataagaaattttcatctttatgtaatacagttgtggtaaccttttttccatatctttactcatcccgacgtagttaatgctcaaagttgggaggtatcaaccccaaaaagtccagtcgagccaccttaaagacTGGAACAATTTCTCTCATTATGTCAATATCCATTCAATAGGGGGCATAAAAACGAAGCCTACACACTGCATGTTAATTCTGAACAAATTTCTGTGTACTGTCACATGGTAAAAGCTGACCTTGAAGCATGCGAAGGAGGTGGATGGACGCTGGTCATGAAGATCAATGGAACCAAGGTAACAGCAACAAGCAAAGAACATTCTATTCTAGGCTAAAAGTTGCTTCAAAAATTTATAACTATTTTTCAAAGCAGCAGACACCTATGCCGCTCACCCCTCAACAACAAAACTATATTCACACGATATAATAGGGAGAATTATCAAGGCTTCGTTGTAGGCAGATAACACTAGCCTTGATAATTCTCGTTATCATGCGCAACCAACTGCAAAAACCGATCGATCTTAATTATTGTTTAGACACACACTGAATTCATGATCTAATCATCAGTCAAAAGGCACAcatgaaataaaacatttaacgTAATGAATCAATTTGCTCACAACGTTTTGCATTGATTATAGCCGTTTACCATCAAAAAAGTTCCAGGTCAATCTTATACATTAGATTACAAACAAGATAAATAGCGAAAGCCCTCGTCTTTAAAAGTAACAAGATCAACTTAAATATTGTCCCTCCAACTATTGGCATCTTGTCAAGGGGTGTCCTACGAAAACCATTCTTGGTTTTTAACGAATTTACCTGAAAATGGATTTTAGTTCGCAGAGGAGAGATATGCTTTTGTtctgaccaccaacatggctgccgcgATGGCACCTGCGAACCAgcaattttcagcaaaatgaCGTCACTTTGCATGTAATTAATATGTATTTACAAACTTTCGTCTGCAAGAGTGACGCAGCGAAACTATTACCAGCTAGCATTAGCAATCTTTTTGTAACCAGTCAGAATACGCACTTAATGTAGCTAGTCGTTCAGGTGATAAAAAAAACCCGCCTTGCTGGGATGGAGAGCAAGGCATGCACTCGGGGAAAacacaaacaaaggaaataagcATTTAAAATGATGTGAGCCTTTTGTCTGTCTTGTCCAAGTGTGTTCGATCTCTTGCTCTCCAGCCAGCATGTCGATTTGGTTACACGAGAatgactagctgcaaagggATTATCGAGATAGTGACAGAACTGCATAATAATcaaaaattattgaatgaggctcgGTATCAGTCAGAAATTCGGCTATTTCGTCTTGCTATAACCGTGAACGCCATGTTTACTCAGGCATAAACAACTAGGCTATAGCGCCACCACCTGGAAGCGAGGTTGATTGATGGGTTGTTTGGCAATTATTGAAAGAGGCTAAGTATCGGATGTGAAGAATTAATACAGTTAAACCTTCAATAACGGCCACCTTTCCACAACTGCCGCCTGTCTAAAACGGCCACGTTATTTTGTCCCGGTGGATAGTCTCAATACCTCTTagttaaacctctctacaacggcaacggccactTAAACATGCAtgtccccaactgccaaaataacctctctacaacggccagtttttttCAGCGACGGATGAAAGAGTCAAGAATGCCGGTCACACTGCAAGTTACTTTATGATCAATCACGGCAATCCTATTTTCAATTGATTGTGTTTCATTTATACTGCGGCTGCGCAGTAAGCAAAATTCTCAACCATTCTATGGGGAATGCTGCGAACCTTGCTCGTTTTGTCACGTTAACATTTTGATCCAAAACTTAATTCAAGCTTTTTGTGTCTTTTATCTCTATACATTTTATACGATTGGATTACCATGATTATGGGACACATGTACGGTAAACATGAACTTGTACTCCCTAAAAAATAAACTGTCATATACCACCCCTACCTCCCCATAActgccacctctctacaacgggcACTTTCTTCTGTTCCCACTGCATGGAGGCCCTtatggagaggttcgactgtatgcaGATCATAGAGGTTGTTATTGAGGCTGAAGGCCGTGGCGGATGACATCCTCGTGCAcctatattttgttttattattttatcaaaatatttctaagttcttaacaaCGAAGGTTTCCTACAAGATTTTGGCTTTATTGACAAATCGTGAGATCAATGTGGTCGACTTACAGTTTTGGTAGCCTTccaaaaaagtctttttttagTTGCTTTTTTATGAACCGAGACTAAGTTGAGGTCCATAAAAACGCATATAAGAACCAGCCCAGtaccagccatcttgaccgaacattttgttaaatcaaggATTTATTACATGGCCAAAAGGAAATTAATCTCGTGAGAACGAAGCGGGAAATCCCGCCGGACGGGGCACAAAACACAGGATTCGCTGTATCTTGACCGGTCGTATTGCCAGTCACTGACAAAGCCTCAGTTCCACTGGCCGTATTAAAACCGAGATGGCGGTCGTTGACCGTCATCACGTCACGAAATGTTTTTAGAGGAATCTTGCCATgtaatgttatttattttagcTTGGGTATTTATTACATTAAGTTCTGATCGGGTTTGATTTTCTTAGCCtaaatattctcaaaactaCTTTTAGATGGGGAGGAGGCCTGATGTAATTGTCCCCCAGGGCTCAAGAGTagttaaaaaattgaatagtCTAACAATTTTTTGCGACACAATGTGACCGCCACGAAGTCATGCGAAAACTGTCTGTTAATTGACGAtgtattattatcatttcttTATTCGTTTAGGACACCTTTCATTACGATTCCAAATTGTGGACCAACAAGAACGAACTCAATCCTCTGGGAGGAAAGACCCTGCTTGATcatcaagaaacaaaattacCCACCTACTGGAGCACACCATTCTCTAAGATTTGCCTCGCTATGAAGATCGGCAACCAAGTTAAATCGATCGTCATCAAAAAAACCGCCAGTTCTTTGTACGCCTTGATCGCTGAcggaactgaaaaaaaattcacgacGAACCTGGGTCGTCACACCTGGAAGAAGCTGATTGGCAATCAGGCATCGCTACAGAAAAATTGTAACCGGGAAGGTTTCAATTTAAAGTCGCCAAATTACCACAGCGAAGCAAGAATCGGTATCATAAGTAACCAGGAAAATGACTGTGCTTCCCCTGACTCCAGAATTGGGTTTGGCACTGGGGGATATCCTAATGGTCACAACACCTGTGGAAACGTTGCATCGGCAATTCATCATCCAGACAATGGCGGTAAAAATATTAGAGCCATGGGCTACATCTTGGTGCAATGAGTATCAAACAACCTGGTTCCAGTTCACTGCCGATAAAAATCAAAGGATTTTAAAACGCTTAtagaaacaggaagaaattgtAGAACTTAAAGTTGAATAAACGCATTGCTCAAGACAACTACTTTTATCTGTTATCCCAGGTTTCTATCATTCATGGGCGTAAGGCGGCATCTTCTATCAGGCCACTCTGTCTGGCACATCATTGTAGTGGTACTTGATCCCGATAAAAGTTATTCCTATGGGTAAAGGCTGGGCATACTGCCTTAACCCCTTACTGTTTATGGCTGAAGTGGGCTGACAGTAAAACGAGCATCAGAACATAACCATTGCTGTAATAAAAATTCCTAATCTGCCAATAAACGCGGGAGAAAGAAGAGTGGAAATTGCGCCGGGCAGTCGACCCGGCTGACACGAGATCTTTTTATGCGTTTGTGTTTGTTGGGGATTAAACAGCACTATGCATATGAGGAGAATCGAATCTAGTGTCACCAAACTTTTCTTAAATTGAGTGAAAAACTGTTGCCTACAGTTTTAGTTCTCTAAAGCCCACAGAACATAAATACACATAAATTGAGAAAGAGATCCCGACTATCGTTCATGCCTCCCAGGACTGAGTTCGATCAATTGTTTTTTGGCAAAGGAGACATCACAGTACATACCAATCATAAGCCCTTGGAGGCGATTTTCAAACGTTCCTTAGCACTTTCTCCCCGTCGTCTGTAAAGCATGCTGTAGAGCTTCAGGGTAGAGTATCGCGAGGGCTGCACCCTTAACTTCGTATCGCTGACGCGCTATCTCGAGCATCTTTTCCAATGTTACTGTCGACAATAAACTTACTTACAAAATAGTAATTACCTCATTTGTTGAGcataaaattcataaattgtttgAAGTTAGCTTATGGCTTTTTTGTAATCTTTTCCCTTGACGTGAGATTAATTTTGCTCCTTtgatttttgtttctaaaatgACGTCACTTCTTTGGGCGTGATGTTTTCTTAAAGATGCTAAATTTCGTCGTAACATTTTCAAAGTTTATGACGTACTTTATCAACGATAACAGGACAGACACATTAAAAAGATGACGTCAGTTTACCATACTGTTCAATCCACCACACGAAAAAGTCAAGAACGCAATAGCGTCAAAATAAGCAACCAATCATGCATAAGCCGATAACGCATTAGGAACATTTCCACGTTATAATTGACTTTTatccaagagaggataaaggggacagaggaggcatcccccatacacaccctattccataggtaattcgtctcgagttatttttagaatcgggataaagttacctcgcgcgctgcgtggatttttcgtggaggtttcgcatgactaaacgccatgcaaaacatgtcgggcgaaaggcaatgaaagcgtaaagagatcgagagcatttgaatattgaagcgaaatgagtcggcactcacctgggaaaagggaatctctcgactctttgacaacccatgaaatcagtttaactcgaagttatcgtaacctcagtgctttaataaaatgagaaatttcgccggtctattgaaaccggtcgtttgtaccataaagcaagtagcaagcaatattcatgtacatgtaattagttttacaaatttgaattttactgttttttttttgagttgttaagcgctgttgatcagtgaatgtaaatagcgctctagaagttattaaattactattattataggacaccaagtgttatttttgttgaataataaaagactaataaaagaataaatatcaaaccagaaattgctcccttcaaactgtaaattataaatgatcttGAGAGAATATTCTCtatgttaaggatttccctgctgtacgaggttagctctatacaagagaggaagggcgattcttttttaatttccgtttcgctgacacggctttagcagaaatctctctttagtcgttttcgtcgacaaaacgaatagcaatattgctctccgcgtcttccgccattttgttctgcctcaattcgtgaaggacgcgtggcacTGAGCgcgggtcatccacgcggaacacattcgcgctatgtgtttggctgttgtctaatcccccttgggatctgtggtcttaaaaataactcgagacgaattacctatggaatagggtgtgtatggaggatgctttctctgtcccctttatcctctcttgcttttaTTGTATTAATCGAAAACAACCCATGTGCAATTAAAAACATCCAAGGCCCGGTGGCTTTTCTTCCCGAAGGTCGACATTtcattaatatttatattacaATACAGCTAAATCACTCTCTTGGGGTGTTGGTTTTTGTAACTCTTTTGAATTCCCCTTTCTTCGGAGATCCTGAAAACTGGCGCTGGGACCGGCTTTTACAAAAACCTTTAAACAACGTGTTGATATAACAGAGTTTTAGGTTATGTTAACACTATACCGGATATCTTTTGCACcggcacgaaaatcataccggacACTAGGGCTTCGGTTCACACATAACAACGgggatttcggcgcgatttctgtaacggagagAATCTGCGCCGCACCGATCTCTAAGTGGAGGGTTGCCGGGTAGGTGTTCATGTTACACCGGAATGAagcaaaatggagtagtttgctagccaggacccgcacaattattctttatttttcgatttgattatttgatttcgggcccgaaaagttactgggactttcgagaaacgggccacaGTAGCTTTTATGATTGTAATGTCCAACATAGCCTTAGATTCACGTTTACAGCAAACCCTAATCGCCTATTTCAaggtgacaattttttttatatttagaaATCAGCAGAAATAATTTATAATGGTGAATCTGGCATGAATTACATACTATTTTTTGTATTATAAACAGTAAacgtggtacaaattgacgTTCGCTGTTTTTCGTAAACGtgaatctaaaactctctaatgaaTTTTGTACACCCCTCTGTAACAGACCCAGTGGAATCTATATCTTCACTGGGTTCTCGGAGAAAATGTCATTGGGTTGGTTTATTTTCCACTGGGTTTTTCCTCTTAGTTGTTTATCTCCCATACAAGCGAAAAGGGAAGGCAGACTTAACATCTCGACCGGCATGAacttttcaaaaccttttacataCCGCTGTAGCGAATAGAATTAAACGATTTACACTTTTTGGCGAGATTGATTACCTGTACCCTCTGCACTTTGCTTTCGTCGTTGCTTCTTAAACAAATATGAAAAACGAAATACATAAAGTCTTGTAGAAGTCATAATAGATTGCGACCGGCCCTTGAGGAAGCAAAAAATCAGCCGGTAGAAACAAACTATTCGCCGGCTATCGGGGAGGCTTAATTATCACTGTGAAGT containing:
- the LOC140944281 gene encoding uncharacterized skeletal organic matrix protein 5-like codes for the protein MQVWMTLAISLLMVGVCSVNGQEAVLNDTCGACEITCGSGSGQTTLSCKDIYDADKGHKNEAYTLHVNSEQISVYCHMVKADLEACEGGGWTLVMKINGTKDTFHYDSKLWTNKNELNPLGGKTLLDHQETKLPTYWSTPFSKICLAMKIGNQVKSIVIKKTASSLYALIADGTEKKFTTNLGRHTWKKLIGNQASLQKNCNREGFNLKSPNYHSEARIGIISNQENDCASPDSRIGFGTGGYPNGHNTCGNVASAIHHPDNGGKNIRAMGYILVQ